The following coding sequences lie in one Chelmon rostratus isolate fCheRos1 chromosome 2, fCheRos1.pri, whole genome shotgun sequence genomic window:
- the LOC121624125 gene encoding uncharacterized protein LOC121624125 isoform X4: protein MIKMRSFLLFLLSLMTGYQAKSEGKGCQQGWVEFTCKYPEPNGKDTNIDADDPTQTNTHSSEKDDWEIKGSFSLFYETKDKKVRVAIKQLEHEDFGVDRCTCSQLECVTDTEEPDQGDGKHGCQTPFVQTAYRTAKTTITCDYPGNTHQSSVKDFCKDSDLICEDILSTKSSPGSKAKFTLTETSSGFNVSISDVSSQDAGVYWCGVESNEGPYRATLRKIQLQVKDITTFSRSPTAGKDFTYWCQYPNKALTKKFICKGEDPSICQRQASTEPLKENTKFSMRDDKEKRNITITVREVTTDDTGTYWCGAESNYPGRSNLFFHKFSMTVSSTPVPTSSVSSTQSTASASAESHGETACLQNNKRRKRKMFTFLWLSGHHNSDYLCSCVAAAVRANFDPYLQTAAAEKVLLSCSVTFLSARIFTFKKKRWSDGTASQRGSCLRGDAGVRPDAGLRKCSKHDLCHRQLSHKSLCLTVLLYHQLSRHQQQSWW, encoded by the exons ATGATCAAAATGAGGagctttcttcttttcctcctctcactgaTGACAG GTTATCAGGCCAAGTCTGAAGGGAAGGGATGTCAACAAGGATGGGTTGAATTCACCTGCAAATATCCAGAACCAAATGGAAAGGATACAAACATTGATGCAGATgatccaacacaaacaaacacacacagcagtgaaaagGATGACTGGGAAATCAAAGGCAGCTTTTCCCTGTTCTATGAAACCAAGGATAAAAAAGTCAGGGTGGCCATCAAACAACTTGAACATGAGGACTTTGGGGTCGACCGGTGTACATGTTCCCAACTTGAGTGCGTCACTGACACAGAGGAACCAGACCAGGGAGATG GGAAACATGGCTGCCAGACTCCATTTGTCCAAACTGCGTACAGAACAGCTAAAACCACCATCACATGTGATTATCCAGGAAACACACACCAGTCCAGTGTCAAAGATTTCTGCAAAGATAGCGATTTAATCTGTGAGGATATTTTGTCAACAAAATCTTCTCCGGGGTCAAAAGCGAAATTCACTCTCACAGAAACCAGCAGTGGCTTCAATGTGTCCATCAGTGATGTGTCCTCACAGGATGCTGGTGTCTACTGGTGTGGAGTGGAATCAAATGAAGGACCTTACCGAGCGACActcagaaaaatacaactgcaGGTTAAAG ATATTACTACCTTCTCAAGGTCTCCCACTGCTGGAAAGGATTTTACATACTGGTGTCAATATCCAAATAAAGCTCTAACAAAGAAATTCATCTGTAAAGGAGAAGATCCATCTATATGTCAACGTCAAGCAAGCACTGAACCGCTCAAAGAGAACACAAAGTTTTCCATGAGGGatgacaaagagaagagaaatatCACCATAACAGTGAGAGAAGTAACAACAGATGACACTGGGACATACTGGTGTGGAGCAGAAAGCAATTACCCAGGACGCAGTAACCTCTTCTTCCACAAATTCTCAATGACTGTCT CATCAACACCAGTACCCACATCTTCTGTTTCTTCAACCCAGTCAACTGCTTCAGCATCTGCTGAGAGTCACGGTGAGACAGCATGTTTGCAGAAtaacaagaggaggaagaggaagatgttCACGTTTTT GTGGCTCTCAGGTCATCACAACAGTGATTATCTGTGTAGCTgcgttgctgctgctgttcgtGCTAATTTTGATCCTTACCTACAAAC tgctgcagcagaaaaagtcCTTCTTTCTTGCTCTGTTACATTTCTTTCTGCCAGGATTTTCACATTCAAAAAGAAGAGATGGAGCGACGGCACAGCAAGTCAGAGAG GATCATGTCTACGAGGAGATGCAGGAGTGCGTCCAGATGCCGGACTCAGGAAATGCAGTAAACACGATTTATGCCACCGCCAACTTTCCCACAAATCCCTCTGCCTCACTGTGTTACTCTACCATCAACTTTCAAGACACCAACAACAAAGCTGGTGGTGA
- the LOC121616443 gene encoding polymeric immunoglobulin receptor-like isoform X2, translating to MKSFLLLVLSLMAGKHGCQAPFIQTAYRTAKTTITCDYPGNTHLSSVKVFCKDNNLICEDILSIKSSSLSNGTFTLRETSSGFNVSISDVSSQDAAVYWCGVESNDGRYRAAFRKIQLQVKDITTFSRSLTAGQNFTYWCRYPNGASVKKFICKGEDPSVCQRLASTASPKKNTKFSMKDDIEKRNITITVREVTTDDTGTYWCGAESTAQGRSNLFFNRLLMTAVPSATSPPSFTQPVTVPYGSFDHASVLTIVVALALDVLLLLLMLTTYFLYTRFASCWNTRRGA from the exons atgaAGAGTTTTCTTCTACTCGTCCTCTCACTGATGGCAG gaaaacatggctgccaggCTCCATTTATCCAAACTGCGTACAGAACAGCTAAAACCACCATCACATGCGATTATCcaggaaacacacacctgtccagTGTCAAGGTTTTCTGCAAAGACAACAATTTAATCTGTGAGGATATTTTATCAATAAAATCTTCCTCACTGTCAAATGGGACATTCACTCTCAGAGAAACCAGCAGTGGCTTCAACGTGTCCATCAGTGATGTGTCCTCACAGGATGCTGCTGTCTACTGGTGTGGAGTGGAATCAAATGACGGACGTTACCGAGCGGCAttcagaaaaatacaactgcaGGTTAAAG ATATTACTACCTTCTCGAGGTCTCTAACCGCTGGACAGAATTTTACTTACTGGTGTAGATATCCAAACGGTGCTTCCGTAAAGAAATTCATCTGTAAGGGAGAGGATCCATCTGTATGTCAACGTCTAGCAAGCACTGCATCGCCCAAAAAGAACACAAAGTTTTCCATGAAGGATGACATAGAGAAGAGAAATATCACCATAACAGTGAGAGAAGTAACAACAGACGACACTGGGACATACTGGTGTGGAGCAGAAAGCACTGCCCAGGGACGCAGTAACCTCTTCTTCAACAGACTTCTGATGACTGCAG ttccCTCTGCAACATCACCACCATCTTTCACACAACCAGTGACTGTTCCTTATGGCAGTTTTG ATCACGCATCTGTGTTGACCATTGTTGTGGCTCTCGCTTtggatgtgctgctgttgctgcttatGCTCACCACATATTTTCTCTACACAC GATTTGCCTCTTGTTGGAATACAAGGAGAGGAGCATGA
- the LOC121624125 gene encoding uncharacterized protein LOC121624125 isoform X3 has translation MIKMRSFLLFLLSLMTGYQAKSEGKGCQQGWVEFTCKYPEPNGKDTNIDADDPTQTNTHSSEKDDWEIKGSFSLFYETKDKKVRVAIKQLEHEDFGVDRCTCSQLECVTDTEEPDQGDGKHGCQTPFVQTAYRTAKTTITCDYPGNTHQSSVKDFCKDSDLICEDILSTKSSPGSKAKFTLTETSSGFNVSISDVSSQDAGVYWCGVESNEGPYRATLRKIQLQVKDITTFSRSPTAGKDFTYWCQYPNKALTKKFICKGEDPSICQRQASTEPLKENTKFSMRDDKEKRNITITVREVTTDDTGTYWCGAESNYPGRSNLFFHKFSMTVSSTPVPTSSVSSTQSTASASAESHGGSQVITTVIICVAALLLLFVLILILTYKRFSHSKRRDGATAQQVREDHVYEEMQECVQMPDSGNAVNTIYATANFPTNPSASLCYSTINFQDTNNKAGGEALNLKPRSACEYSTVKHSPSQTCSTVNEPSRSLQDPLYSTVNKTEQR, from the exons ATGATCAAAATGAGGagctttcttcttttcctcctctcactgaTGACAG GTTATCAGGCCAAGTCTGAAGGGAAGGGATGTCAACAAGGATGGGTTGAATTCACCTGCAAATATCCAGAACCAAATGGAAAGGATACAAACATTGATGCAGATgatccaacacaaacaaacacacacagcagtgaaaagGATGACTGGGAAATCAAAGGCAGCTTTTCCCTGTTCTATGAAACCAAGGATAAAAAAGTCAGGGTGGCCATCAAACAACTTGAACATGAGGACTTTGGGGTCGACCGGTGTACATGTTCCCAACTTGAGTGCGTCACTGACACAGAGGAACCAGACCAGGGAGATG GGAAACATGGCTGCCAGACTCCATTTGTCCAAACTGCGTACAGAACAGCTAAAACCACCATCACATGTGATTATCCAGGAAACACACACCAGTCCAGTGTCAAAGATTTCTGCAAAGATAGCGATTTAATCTGTGAGGATATTTTGTCAACAAAATCTTCTCCGGGGTCAAAAGCGAAATTCACTCTCACAGAAACCAGCAGTGGCTTCAATGTGTCCATCAGTGATGTGTCCTCACAGGATGCTGGTGTCTACTGGTGTGGAGTGGAATCAAATGAAGGACCTTACCGAGCGACActcagaaaaatacaactgcaGGTTAAAG ATATTACTACCTTCTCAAGGTCTCCCACTGCTGGAAAGGATTTTACATACTGGTGTCAATATCCAAATAAAGCTCTAACAAAGAAATTCATCTGTAAAGGAGAAGATCCATCTATATGTCAACGTCAAGCAAGCACTGAACCGCTCAAAGAGAACACAAAGTTTTCCATGAGGGatgacaaagagaagagaaatatCACCATAACAGTGAGAGAAGTAACAACAGATGACACTGGGACATACTGGTGTGGAGCAGAAAGCAATTACCCAGGACGCAGTAACCTCTTCTTCCACAAATTCTCAATGACTGTCT CATCAACACCAGTACCCACATCTTCTGTTTCTTCAACCCAGTCAACTGCTTCAGCATCTGCTGAGAGTCACG GTGGCTCTCAGGTCATCACAACAGTGATTATCTGTGTAGCTgcgttgctgctgctgttcgtGCTAATTTTGATCCTTACCTACAAAC GATTTTCACATTCAAAAAGAAGAGATGGAGCGACGGCACAGCAAGTCAGAGAG GATCATGTCTACGAGGAGATGCAGGAGTGCGTCCAGATGCCGGACTCAGGAAATGCAGTAAACACGATTTATGCCACCGCCAACTTTCCCACAAATCCCTCTGCCTCACTGTGTTACTCTACCATCAACTTTCAAGACACCAACAACAAAGCTGGTGGTGAGGCACTAAACCTCAAACCCAGATCTGCCTGCGAATACTCTACAGTGAAGCACAGCCCAAGTCAGACCTGCTCTACTGTCAATGAACCATCCAGATCTCTACAGGATCCTCTCTACTCGACAGTCAACAAGACAGAGCAGCGATGA
- the LOC121624125 gene encoding uncharacterized protein LOC121624125 isoform X1, which produces MIKMRSFLLFLLSLMTGYQAKSEGKGCQQGWVEFTCKYPEPNGKDTNIDADDPTQTNTHSSEKDDWEIKGSFSLFYETKDKKVRVAIKQLEHEDFGVDRCTCSQLECVTDTEEPDQGDGKHGCQTPFVQTAYRTAKTTITCDYPGNTHQSSVKDFCKDSDLICEDILSTKSSPGSKAKFTLTETSSGFNVSISDVSSQDAGVYWCGVESNEGPYRATLRKIQLQVKDITTFSRSPTAGKDFTYWCQYPNKALTKKFICKGEDPSICQRQASTEPLKENTKFSMRDDKEKRNITITVREVTTDDTGTYWCGAESNYPGRSNLFFHKFSMTVSSTPVPTSSVSSTQSTASASAESHGGSQVITTVIICVAALLLLFVLILILTYKLLQQKKSFFLALLHFFLPGFSHSKRRDGATAQQVREDHVYEEMQECVQMPDSGNAVNTIYATANFPTNPSASLCYSTINFQDTNNKAGGEALNLKPRSACEYSTVKHSPSQTCSTVNEPSRSLQDPLYSTVNKTEQR; this is translated from the exons ATGATCAAAATGAGGagctttcttcttttcctcctctcactgaTGACAG GTTATCAGGCCAAGTCTGAAGGGAAGGGATGTCAACAAGGATGGGTTGAATTCACCTGCAAATATCCAGAACCAAATGGAAAGGATACAAACATTGATGCAGATgatccaacacaaacaaacacacacagcagtgaaaagGATGACTGGGAAATCAAAGGCAGCTTTTCCCTGTTCTATGAAACCAAGGATAAAAAAGTCAGGGTGGCCATCAAACAACTTGAACATGAGGACTTTGGGGTCGACCGGTGTACATGTTCCCAACTTGAGTGCGTCACTGACACAGAGGAACCAGACCAGGGAGATG GGAAACATGGCTGCCAGACTCCATTTGTCCAAACTGCGTACAGAACAGCTAAAACCACCATCACATGTGATTATCCAGGAAACACACACCAGTCCAGTGTCAAAGATTTCTGCAAAGATAGCGATTTAATCTGTGAGGATATTTTGTCAACAAAATCTTCTCCGGGGTCAAAAGCGAAATTCACTCTCACAGAAACCAGCAGTGGCTTCAATGTGTCCATCAGTGATGTGTCCTCACAGGATGCTGGTGTCTACTGGTGTGGAGTGGAATCAAATGAAGGACCTTACCGAGCGACActcagaaaaatacaactgcaGGTTAAAG ATATTACTACCTTCTCAAGGTCTCCCACTGCTGGAAAGGATTTTACATACTGGTGTCAATATCCAAATAAAGCTCTAACAAAGAAATTCATCTGTAAAGGAGAAGATCCATCTATATGTCAACGTCAAGCAAGCACTGAACCGCTCAAAGAGAACACAAAGTTTTCCATGAGGGatgacaaagagaagagaaatatCACCATAACAGTGAGAGAAGTAACAACAGATGACACTGGGACATACTGGTGTGGAGCAGAAAGCAATTACCCAGGACGCAGTAACCTCTTCTTCCACAAATTCTCAATGACTGTCT CATCAACACCAGTACCCACATCTTCTGTTTCTTCAACCCAGTCAACTGCTTCAGCATCTGCTGAGAGTCACG GTGGCTCTCAGGTCATCACAACAGTGATTATCTGTGTAGCTgcgttgctgctgctgttcgtGCTAATTTTGATCCTTACCTACAAAC tgctgcagcagaaaaagtcCTTCTTTCTTGCTCTGTTACATTTCTTTCTGCCAGGATTTTCACATTCAAAAAGAAGAGATGGAGCGACGGCACAGCAAGTCAGAGAG GATCATGTCTACGAGGAGATGCAGGAGTGCGTCCAGATGCCGGACTCAGGAAATGCAGTAAACACGATTTATGCCACCGCCAACTTTCCCACAAATCCCTCTGCCTCACTGTGTTACTCTACCATCAACTTTCAAGACACCAACAACAAAGCTGGTGGTGAGGCACTAAACCTCAAACCCAGATCTGCCTGCGAATACTCTACAGTGAAGCACAGCCCAAGTCAGACCTGCTCTACTGTCAATGAACCATCCAGATCTCTACAGGATCCTCTCTACTCGACAGTCAACAAGACAGAGCAGCGATGA
- the LOC121624125 gene encoding uncharacterized protein LOC121624125 isoform X5: MIKMRSFLLFLLSLMTGYQAKSEGKGCQQGWVEFTCKYPEPNGKDTNIDADDPTQTNTHSSEKDDWEIKGSFSLFYETKDKKVRVAIKQLEHEDFGVDRCTCSQLECVTDTEEPDQGDGKHGCQTPFVQTAYRTAKTTITCDYPGNTHQSSVKDFCKDSDLICEDILSTKSSPGSKAKFTLTETSSGFNVSISDVSSQDAGVYWCGVESNEGPYRATLRKIQLQVKDITTFSRSPTAGKDFTYWCQYPNKALTKKFICKGEDPSICQRQASTEPLKENTKFSMRDDKEKRNITITVREVTTDDTGTYWCGAESNYPGRSNLFFHKFSMTVSSTPVPTSSVSSTQSTASASAESHGETACLQNNKRRKRKMFTFLWLSGHHNSDYLCSCVAAAVRANFDPYLQTIFTFKKKRWSDGTASQRGSCLRGDAGVRPDAGLRKCSKHDLCHRQLSHKSLCLTVLLYHQLSRHQQQSWW, translated from the exons ATGATCAAAATGAGGagctttcttcttttcctcctctcactgaTGACAG GTTATCAGGCCAAGTCTGAAGGGAAGGGATGTCAACAAGGATGGGTTGAATTCACCTGCAAATATCCAGAACCAAATGGAAAGGATACAAACATTGATGCAGATgatccaacacaaacaaacacacacagcagtgaaaagGATGACTGGGAAATCAAAGGCAGCTTTTCCCTGTTCTATGAAACCAAGGATAAAAAAGTCAGGGTGGCCATCAAACAACTTGAACATGAGGACTTTGGGGTCGACCGGTGTACATGTTCCCAACTTGAGTGCGTCACTGACACAGAGGAACCAGACCAGGGAGATG GGAAACATGGCTGCCAGACTCCATTTGTCCAAACTGCGTACAGAACAGCTAAAACCACCATCACATGTGATTATCCAGGAAACACACACCAGTCCAGTGTCAAAGATTTCTGCAAAGATAGCGATTTAATCTGTGAGGATATTTTGTCAACAAAATCTTCTCCGGGGTCAAAAGCGAAATTCACTCTCACAGAAACCAGCAGTGGCTTCAATGTGTCCATCAGTGATGTGTCCTCACAGGATGCTGGTGTCTACTGGTGTGGAGTGGAATCAAATGAAGGACCTTACCGAGCGACActcagaaaaatacaactgcaGGTTAAAG ATATTACTACCTTCTCAAGGTCTCCCACTGCTGGAAAGGATTTTACATACTGGTGTCAATATCCAAATAAAGCTCTAACAAAGAAATTCATCTGTAAAGGAGAAGATCCATCTATATGTCAACGTCAAGCAAGCACTGAACCGCTCAAAGAGAACACAAAGTTTTCCATGAGGGatgacaaagagaagagaaatatCACCATAACAGTGAGAGAAGTAACAACAGATGACACTGGGACATACTGGTGTGGAGCAGAAAGCAATTACCCAGGACGCAGTAACCTCTTCTTCCACAAATTCTCAATGACTGTCT CATCAACACCAGTACCCACATCTTCTGTTTCTTCAACCCAGTCAACTGCTTCAGCATCTGCTGAGAGTCACGGTGAGACAGCATGTTTGCAGAAtaacaagaggaggaagaggaagatgttCACGTTTTT GTGGCTCTCAGGTCATCACAACAGTGATTATCTGTGTAGCTgcgttgctgctgctgttcgtGCTAATTTTGATCCTTACCTACAAAC GATTTTCACATTCAAAAAGAAGAGATGGAGCGACGGCACAGCAAGTCAGAGAG GATCATGTCTACGAGGAGATGCAGGAGTGCGTCCAGATGCCGGACTCAGGAAATGCAGTAAACACGATTTATGCCACCGCCAACTTTCCCACAAATCCCTCTGCCTCACTGTGTTACTCTACCATCAACTTTCAAGACACCAACAACAAAGCTGGTGGTGA
- the LOC121616443 gene encoding polymeric immunoglobulin receptor-like isoform X1, whose amino-acid sequence MKSFLLLVLSLMAGCQARSEVKGCLQGWVEFTCKYPEPKRKYTDIYVDNPRQTHTHSTEKDVWEIKGSFSLFHDTRNKKVRVAIKQLEHEDFGVYQCDFYQYECATDAVELDLVDGKHGCQAPFIQTAYRTAKTTITCDYPGNTHLSSVKVFCKDNNLICEDILSIKSSSLSNGTFTLRETSSGFNVSISDVSSQDAAVYWCGVESNDGRYRAAFRKIQLQVKDITTFSRSLTAGQNFTYWCRYPNGASVKKFICKGEDPSVCQRLASTASPKKNTKFSMKDDIEKRNITITVREVTTDDTGTYWCGAESTAQGRSNLFFNRLLMTAVPSATSPPSFTQPVTVPYGSFDHASVLTIVVALALDVLLLLLMLTTYFLYTRFASCWNTRRGA is encoded by the exons atgaAGAGTTTTCTTCTACTCGTCCTCTCACTGATGGCAG GTTGTCAGGCCAGGTCTGAAGTGAAGGGATGTCTACAAGGATGGGTTGAATTCACCTGCAAATATCCAGaaccaaaaagaaaatatacagatatttatgtagataatccaagacaaacacacacacacagcactgaaaaggATGTGTGGGAAATCAAAGGCAGCTTTTCCCTGTTCCATgataccagaaataaaaaagtcagGGTGGCCATCAAACAACTTGAACATGAGGACTTTGGGGTCTACCAGTGTGACTTTTACCAATATGAGTGCGCCACTGACGCAGTGGAACTAGACCTGGTAGATG gaaaacatggctgccaggCTCCATTTATCCAAACTGCGTACAGAACAGCTAAAACCACCATCACATGCGATTATCcaggaaacacacacctgtccagTGTCAAGGTTTTCTGCAAAGACAACAATTTAATCTGTGAGGATATTTTATCAATAAAATCTTCCTCACTGTCAAATGGGACATTCACTCTCAGAGAAACCAGCAGTGGCTTCAACGTGTCCATCAGTGATGTGTCCTCACAGGATGCTGCTGTCTACTGGTGTGGAGTGGAATCAAATGACGGACGTTACCGAGCGGCAttcagaaaaatacaactgcaGGTTAAAG ATATTACTACCTTCTCGAGGTCTCTAACCGCTGGACAGAATTTTACTTACTGGTGTAGATATCCAAACGGTGCTTCCGTAAAGAAATTCATCTGTAAGGGAGAGGATCCATCTGTATGTCAACGTCTAGCAAGCACTGCATCGCCCAAAAAGAACACAAAGTTTTCCATGAAGGATGACATAGAGAAGAGAAATATCACCATAACAGTGAGAGAAGTAACAACAGACGACACTGGGACATACTGGTGTGGAGCAGAAAGCACTGCCCAGGGACGCAGTAACCTCTTCTTCAACAGACTTCTGATGACTGCAG ttccCTCTGCAACATCACCACCATCTTTCACACAACCAGTGACTGTTCCTTATGGCAGTTTTG ATCACGCATCTGTGTTGACCATTGTTGTGGCTCTCGCTTtggatgtgctgctgttgctgcttatGCTCACCACATATTTTCTCTACACAC GATTTGCCTCTTGTTGGAATACAAGGAGAGGAGCATGA